The following coding sequences lie in one Miscanthus floridulus cultivar M001 chromosome 9, ASM1932011v1, whole genome shotgun sequence genomic window:
- the LOC136481704 gene encoding MEIOTIC F-BOX protein MOF-like gives MPTGKAPKGAWQASPASGGDRIGALPDEILRHVLSFLPAQQAVQTCVLTQRWRHLWKSAPGLRIVGADGKAPVPFEEVREFVDSLLLLRGSSPLETFELKVAGAAVEFRHVRLWVRYAVQCDVQVLRLSFLGDTHARLRPDDPPLASRHLTKLELRGLVFNEDFLDFSRCPELQDLQIKDCSFNHAKRISSLSLRHLSIKRATFNRSSRARILAPNLASLFLQVTAGRTPVLEKMPLLVKSSLAICEVCKDCCSRSNYGDCGDESCGGCIRDDSASVILHGMSQAKSLVLIAFPDMFIFRRDLRLCPTFNQLKSLTLNENWCVPDEHPLACILQHSPVLEELILFLYFKMEEDCVGMKGRFNPKELPPTISSHLKGVKIICGGIDGNVLKVLKFLSKLNISFSFVE, from the exons ATGCCTACCGGCAAAGCGCCCAAGGGAGCGTGGCAAGCATCTCCGGCGAGCGGCGGCGACCGCATCGGCGCCCTCCCAGACGAAATCCTGCGCcacgtcctctccttcctccccgcGCAGCAGGCCGTGCAGACATGCGTGCTCACCCAGCGCTGGCGACACCTCTGGAAGTCAGCCCCTGGACTACGCATCGTCGGCGCCGACGGGAAGGCGCCGGTGCCCTTCGAGGAGGTCCGGGAGTTTGTGGACAGCCTCTTGCTCCTCCGTGGAAGCTCACCTCTGGAGACATTTGAGCTCAAGGTCGCCGGAGCCGCTGTTGAATTTCGCCACGTGAGGCTCTGGGTCAGGTACGCCGTGCAGTGCGATGTCCAGGTCCTGCGGCTCAGCTTCCTTGGGGATACCCATGCTCGGCTTCGGCCGGATGACCCACCCCTCGCCTCCAGGCACCTGACCAAGCTAGAGCTTCGCGGCCTAGTGTTCAATGAAGATTTTCTTGACTTCTCGAGATGTCCTGAGTTGCAAGATCTACAGATTAAAGATTGCAGCTTCAACCATGCCAAAAGGATCTCATCCTTGTCCTTAAGGCATCTAAGTATCAAAAGAGCCACATTCAACCGGAGTTCCCGAGCTCGAATTCTTGCCCCGAATCTTGCTTCATTGTTCCTACAAGTCACTGCTGGCAGGACTCCTGTACTTGAGAAAATGCCCTTGTTGGTTAAGTCTTCTCTTGCAATCTGTGAGGTTTGTAAAGATTGCTGCAGCCGCTCTAACTATGGGGACTGTGGTGATGAGAGCTGCGGAGGTTGCATACGAGATGACAGCGCCTCTGTGATTTTGCATGGTATGTCTCAAGCAAAGTCtttggtgttgatagctttcccTGACATG TTCATTTTCAGAAGGGATTTGAGACTTTGCCCTACTTTTAATCAATTGAAGTCTTTGACTCTCAATGAAAATTGGTGTGTTCCTGATGAGCATCCACTAGCATGTATTCTTCAACATTCCCCAGTTTTAGAGGAGcttattctttttctatatttcaag ATGGAGGAAGATTGTGTGGGAATGAAAGGAAGGTTCAATCCAAAGGAGCTACCACCAACCATATCATCACACCTTAAGGGAGTTAAAATCATTTGTGGAGGGATTGATGGAAACGTTCTTAAAGTTTTGAAGTTCCTGAGCAAACTTAACATCA GTTTTAGTTTCGTGGAATAG